AATGATATCGAGGCCTTCCCATGCCACAATGTTTTTGGCTTTATTAAAACCActgttttttattgctGGCATGTTAATTGAATGGACATTTTTCGATGTCGTCAAACTGGAAGCAAACAGAAGCTAAAGTAACCCGAAAtgtattttgttaaaacaTAACTATCTTAACTCTAAAtagatataaaaaattctgtGTTTCACGCATACAATGATATTAATGTATATGTAATGATACCTTAACGGAAGCGCTGAGTACGGGATCAAAGGTcaatcaacaaaaaaggGTGAAGCAATTGTACGCAGTcgcttcttttaatttactaaaaaattattgaataggaaaaaaattacaaatataataaaacaattcttcatttttgcGTTTTCGCTTTGCAGCCGGTATTCGCTGTTTGCTTTGTATTGAATATACATCATAAGTGGGGCGCTTACTTACTTTATCCCAATATCCACACTTCGCGCACAATGACAGATTTACGTAGAAATAGGTATTCAATATCTGCTGGCGTTGGAAAATCAGTACTTGATTCACTTGGCAAATTCTACGGATCGCCCAAAAGACAACTGCCTAACAAATTTGAAGCGGGAAAAGAATATACTGGATACAATGCACCGTGGATTCCATTTGCCTTGGATTGGTTAAAACAAGGAAAATATTCTAGTGAATGGATTGCTATGGGAAGTTTGAATGAAGAACCAAATAATATGGTATGCTAATTGCAAAACCAGGggaaatattatataattttatctGTGCTTCTTTTGGCATAGACTCCAAAGATGTACTCTGTTCTACGAAGTTACtaaccaaaaaattgtttagaTACAATTGTTAAAACTAATAACTGGGGATGATGGAAATTCTCACTTGGAAAAGGCGCAAGCAGCAACTGATCTTGAATACCCAGTTACGAAGTTGTTATGGAATCCTTCATCGGTTGGTTCTAACACCGACTCCCAGTTGCTAGCTTCTACGGATCAGCAATTGCGATTATGGAAAACCGATTTTGAAGCGGGGATTGATTCTCCTTTGTTATGTCAAGCCTCTTTATCTACCGtatgattttcttttttcttcttggCGACTAATGTTATAGCATGTAAAAACTCATAATAATGCTCCTCTAACTTCGTTTGATTGGTGCAAAACTGATCCTTCATATATCGTAGTGAGTAGCCTTGATACCACTTGCACAGTTTGGGACATTGTAGCCCAGCAATCAAAAACACAATTAATTGCTCACGACAAAGAAGTTTATGACGTTGCGTTTCTCAAGGACAGTatcaatgtttttgttaGCGTAGGAGCTGATGGCAGCGTCCGCATGTTTGACTTGAGGTATGCGATCCACAATCGGCAATTggatttttccttttgacAGTAGTTTGTTAACTTTCTTTAGATCATTGGATCATTCCACGATCATATATGAGGGCGATAGCACCTTTTGGAAGAGAAACGGTGACTATACAAATGCTTCTCCTCCTGTCTCAGCTCCTTTACTTCGACTTTCTGCTTGCGATTCCGATGTTAATTTAATGGCAACTTTCCACCATAATTCTTCTGACGTCCAAATGATTGACATCCGAGTGCCGGGAACTGCTTATGCCACTTTGCGTGGACATAAGGGGGACGTGAATGCGGTTAAATGGATGCCGGGCtctaaatcaaaattagCCACTTGTGGGGACGACTGTGTCGTTTCCTTATGGGATTTGGATCAGCCAGTTAATCCTTCCCCAGCTCCAACGCTGAGTGTATCTGGAACTACACCTGGTATGACGGGCTCGACTTCAGAATATGTGACACCCGTTTCGTCGGTGAATTCTATGCGTGAGACGGCTTCTCCGTTGAATGCTGATAACCAGTATTCTCCCTTACTATCTTGGAAGTTGGAACACGAAGTGAACAATCTAAGCTGGTCTGTAAAAAACGACGGATTAGCGGTTGTTTACGGAAAGTAAGCACTTTTGgagtaaaataaatattaacatctttttttagatCCCTTGAAATACTGAAGGTCCCTCAATGATCTAGATTTTGTGATTAGTGTTGTTTTACGcatttcaatttaaaaaaattaaaaaaaaattagattaTGAATGCAAATACACTGAGGAATAAATTTCTTACgcttttttcatttgcttAATTACTTTGTCAAGCAAAGCTAGTTAGGCATTTTATGTTGTCCTTCGTTGTCTTCTTGTTAactattaataaaattcaaaaaagttatgtttgtttttgagaaaatttggaaataGAACCCTATGAGTTGCGTGTTGAACTATGgttttttcaaatcaaCTACATGTCTTTCGGAAACTTTTGGCAATTGGGTTTGCACATTCAAGCGCAATGTTTATGCAATTTCCACTTTCATTTGCGTATCTCAGCAACGCTGGAAATGTACAAAGCTCTAGGGCGATACGTGTTTTCAAATGATAAGGAGTCAAGCAACTTTTacagaatttttttaatttagctTTCTACATCGATTAAAACTTTGAATAGTCTTATTCTATTATTGTTATGAAGTGAAATCTCTGTTTGTTAAATTAGTGCGGCAGGAGCTTAAAATACTTTACGTTTTTTGATTAATGAAGCAAATTTACCGCAAAATGTAACACATGTGGAA
This region of Schizosaccharomyces pombe strain 972h- genome assembly, chromosome: II genomic DNA includes:
- the dca7 gene encoding WD repeat-containing protein, giving the protein MTDLRRNRYSISAGVGKSVLDSLGKFYGSPKRQLPNKFEAGKEYTGYNAPWIPFALDWLKQGKYSSEWIAMGSLNEEPNNMIQLLKLITGDDGNSHLEKAQAATDLEYPVTKLLWNPSSVGSNTDSQLLASTDQQLRLWKTDFEAGIDSPLLCQASLSTHVKTHNNAPLTSFDWCKTDPSYIVVSSLDTTCTVWDIVAQQSKTQLIAHDKEVYDVAFLKDSINVFVSVGADGSVRMFDLRSLDHSTIIYEGDSTFWKRNGDYTNASPPVSAPLLRLSACDSDVNLMATFHHNSSDVQMIDIRVPGTAYATLRGHKGDVNAVKWMPGSKSKLATCGDDCVVSLWDLDQPVNPSPAPTLSVSGTTPGMTGSTSEYVTPVSSVNSMRETASPLNADNQYSPLLSWKLEHEVNNLSWSVKNDGLAVVYGKSLEILKVPQ